The following proteins come from a genomic window of Bactrocera dorsalis isolate Fly_Bdor chromosome 6, ASM2337382v1, whole genome shotgun sequence:
- the LOC105227057 gene encoding putative nuclease HARBI1, whose protein sequence is MNLEQLCTFVFENALELGEKRNSSNVVFIKKILNKRKRRRVFLTGGGPKRKIPKTSNFCKTIKCMQDDVFYAHFRMKKSTFKNLQTMLMPWWPSRTTGRIGISLEKALQIAIWKLSNNCSFRDVSDRFGVAVGLAYKVFVKIIKMICRLKKDVIKFPRSEAEQKQTSEAFSTLRFNPFPFVLGCVDGTHIPISQPIRDEISYRNRKGTYSIIAQAIVDSRMKFIDVFIGCPGACHDASIWQMSPIKKAIINKEINIYPNYHFLGDGGYPLEMCVMVPYRDNGFLTPMQSKYNAILSSTRVVVEQAFGVLKKKFRILKYIEVQNPSLPKLITMACMIIHNIIIINEGNNADDLIAETNAITSETLEEVTLPGQREAKAKRDALATLLSA, encoded by the exons ATGAATCTTGAGCAATTGTgcacttttgtttttgaaaacgcCCTAGAATTGGGcgaaaaaagaaattcaagtaACGTGgtgttcattaaaaaaatattaaataagcgAAAGCGCCGGCGTGTTTTTTTAACCGGTGGTGGCCCAAAAAGGAAAATTCCAAAAACGTCCAACTTCTGCAAAACGATAAAATGTATGCAGGATGACGTTTTTTATGCTCATTTTCGTATGAAAAAGAGCACATTcaag AATTTGCAGACCATGTTAATGCCGTGGTGGCCTTCGCGCACAACTGGACGAATTggaatttctttggaaaaggCTTTGCAAATTGCAATTTGGAAGCTGAGCAATAATTGTTCTTTTAGAGATGTCAGCGATCGTTTTGGAGTAGCTGTTGGTCTCGCATATAAAgtctttgtaaaaataataaagatgaTCTGCCGTTTAAAGAAAGACGTCATCAAATTTCCAAGAAGTGAAGCTGAACAAAAGCAAACCAGCGAAGCATTTTCAACTCTACGTTTCAATCCTTTTCCTTTTGTACTCGGGTGCGTCGATGGTACACATATTCCCATTTCGCAGCCAATCAGAGATGAAATCAGTTACCGGAATCGAAAGGGGACGTACTCAATCATTGCTcaa GCTATTGTCGACAGCCGTATGAAATTCATAGATGTGTTCATAGGGTGTCCGGGAGCATGCCATGATGCTTCAATTTGGCAAATGAGCCCTATCAAGAAGGCCAtaattaacaaagaaataaatatttatcccAACTACCATTTTTTGGGCGATGGAGGTTATCCTTTGGAGATGTGTGTTATGGTTCCTTATCGCGATAATGGATTCCTGACACCAATGCAATCGAAGTACAATGCAATTTTAAGTTCAACTCGGGTTGTTGTAGAACAGGCATTTGGCGTTTTGAAGAAGAAATTTAGAATTCTAAAGTATATCGAAGTTCAAAATCCAAGTTTgccaaaattaataacaatggCTTGTATGATTAttcacaatattattattataaatgaaggGAACAACGCCGATGATTTAATCGCAGAAACAAATGCCATCACTTCTGAAACACTCGAGGAAGTCACTTTACCAGGACAAAGAGAGGCAAAAGCAAAGAGAGATGCATTGGCAACTTTGTTATCAGCCTAA